GCGGTGTCGGCGTACGCGGCCGTGTAGGGCGCGGCGAACGCGTCCAGGGTGCTGTCCAGGTGGGCCGACCACCAGGACACCATGGCTGCGGACCCGCGGTCGCCCGTCCCGTCCTCGCCCAGGTACCGGTGGCGCAGCGGCGCGACGTCGCAGAGCCGCTCCCACCATTCGCGGTGCACCGCCGACTGGATCTGCCCGGCGTCGAGGGGGAACGCCGCGCGGTGCCCGCGCACGAACGCCTGGACGCGGTCGAGGTCGAGGCCCCGGTCGTCCTCCCACGCGAACAGCCGCGCCGCCGCCCGCACCACCTCCCCGGCGACGGGGCCGGTGGTCAGCGCGTCCCAGCCGAGGACGGCGGTGACGTTGCCCGACCCGCCGTACCGCAGGTGCGCGGAGTCGAACGCGCCGTGCAGGTGCCCGACCGTCGTCACCTCGATCTCCGGCGGCTGGTGCCCGGCGAACTCGGCCAGCAGCTCCCGCCGCTCCCGGAGCCGGCGGGCGGTCAGCGCGTCGAAGTCGGTCCCGCCGTCGCCGGGGACCTCCCGCAGCATCGCGTCCACCGCGGCCGCCGCGTCGGCCGCGCGCGGCGTCGGCACCAGCAGGCTCTGCTGGACGGGCGGCGTCAGCCCGTCGAGCGCCGCGTGCAGCCGCCCGAGCAGCTCGCCGAGTGCCTCGCACTGGCCGAACGTCAGCTCCAGCCCGCCGCGGCCGCGCCCGCCGACCCACGGGTACAGGACGTAGCCGCGGCCCGCGGCGACGACCAGTGTCCTGCCGCCGCGCGCGGGGACGGGGGCGAGCACGGGGAGGCCGGCCTCGTCGAGCGCGGTGGTCACGGCGTGCTGGAACCGCACGCGCCGCCGGTCGGGCTCGGCGTACTCCTTCAGGAAGTACGTTCCGCCCGTCGCGGCGACGCGCCAGTAGCGGCGGCCGGGCCCCCCGCCCAGCGGCTGCACGCTCTCGGGAGCGCCGATGTCCCAGCGCCTCAGCAGCCGCGCGGGCGGTGCGCCGTCGTCCTCCGTCCTCCGGGTGCCAATGCCTGGAGCGCCCGCACTGCGGGTGTCGGTACTGGGGGTGTCGGCACTGGGAGTGTCGGCCCTGCGGGTGTCGGCACTGTGTGACGTCGGCACCTCGGCACCTCGGCTGCGTCGGACGGGGCGGTCGAATGGATGTTCTACGGCGACGCTACACGCCCGTCCCGCGCCGCGAAAGGGAACCGCGCGTCTCAGACGCGTTCGAGAACCACGACCGGGATGTCCCGGCTCGTCTTCTGCTGGTACTCGTCGTACTGGGGCCAGACGGAGGTCATCTTCCGCCACAGCGAGGGCTTCTCCTCGGGCGTCGCCGTGCGAGCCCGCGCGGTGAACTTGTCGCCCTTCACCTGGACCTTCACCTCGGGGTTGGCCTGCAGGTTCTTGTACCACGCCGGATGGTCGTCCGCGCCGCCCTTCGACGCGACGACGACGTACGCGTCGCCTTCGGGCTGGTAGATGAGCGGGGTGGTGCGCTCCTTCCCGCTGCGGCGGCCGACCGTGGTGAGCAGCAGGGTGACGGTCCCCTCCCACTCGTGGCCCACCTCACCGTCGGTCTCCTGGTAACGCCTGACGTGCTCCTCGCCGAACAGCATGGCTGCCTCCTCATGTCCAGGCTCCCGCTCCGGCCGCGTGAACGCGGCCGGTACTCATAACCTCCGGGCTACCGATCACCTTCCCAGCCGATGCCCTTCGATGCGGGTCGATCATTACCCTGGGCTGGTGACCGACGCGGCCGAGGTGGCGCGGCGATGCGCCGAGACGATGTACGCCAAGGACAACGTGGCGCAGGACCTCGCCATGGAGATCGCGGAGATCGCTCCCGGGCGGGCGCGGCTCCGGATGACCGTCGCCGATTCCATGGTGAACGGGTTCGGCATCGCCCACGGCGGCTACGTGTTCCTGCTGGCGGACTCGGCGTTCGCCTACGCGTGCAACACCCATGACGCCGTCACGGTCGCGGCGTCCGCCGACGTCGTCTTCGTCGCACCGGCCCGCGCAGGGGACGTCCTGGAGGCGTCAGCGGTGGAACGCACCCGCTACGGGCGCAGCGGAATCTACGACGTGACGGTCCGGAGGGTCGCGGACGGCGCGATCATCGCCGAGTTCCGCGGCGGCAGCCGCAGCCGCGACCAGCGCGTCCTCGAAGACCCGGCGCCATGACCGGCGTGGTCGTCCGGGAAGCCGCGCGACGGGGCGCCCGCCGCTCGAGCCGGCGCGACTCCCGTCAGATCTCCTTGAGCAGATCCTTGAGCAGCCGCGTGGTCTCGT
The sequence above is drawn from the Actinomadura hallensis genome and encodes:
- a CDS encoding phosphotransferase enzyme family protein — its product is MPTSHSADTRRADTPSADTPSTDTRSAGAPGIGTRRTEDDGAPPARLLRRWDIGAPESVQPLGGGPGRRYWRVAATGGTYFLKEYAEPDRRRVRFQHAVTTALDEAGLPVLAPVPARGGRTLVVAAGRGYVLYPWVGGRGRGGLELTFGQCEALGELLGRLHAALDGLTPPVQQSLLVPTPRAADAAAAVDAMLREVPGDGGTDFDALTARRLRERRELLAEFAGHQPPEIEVTTVGHLHGAFDSAHLRYGGSGNVTAVLGWDALTTGPVAGEVVRAAARLFAWEDDRGLDLDRVQAFVRGHRAAFPLDAGQIQSAVHREWWERLCDVAPLRHRYLGEDGTGDRGSAAMVSWWSAHLDSTLDAFAAPYTAAYADTAGDSPAFG
- a CDS encoding nitroreductase family deazaflavin-dependent oxidoreductase — its product is MLFGEEHVRRYQETDGEVGHEWEGTVTLLLTTVGRRSGKERTTPLIYQPEGDAYVVVASKGGADDHPAWYKNLQANPEVKVQVKGDKFTARARTATPEEKPSLWRKMTSVWPQYDEYQQKTSRDIPVVVLERV
- the paaI gene encoding hydroxyphenylacetyl-CoA thioesterase PaaI; protein product: MTDAAEVARRCAETMYAKDNVAQDLAMEIAEIAPGRARLRMTVADSMVNGFGIAHGGYVFLLADSAFAYACNTHDAVTVAASADVVFVAPARAGDVLEASAVERTRYGRSGIYDVTVRRVADGAIIAEFRGGSRSRDQRVLEDPAP